AGATTTTATCGAGGCTCGTTGCACCCGTTGTCGAGCCGTGACAAACCATACGATTATCGCCATGGTAGGCACTGCACCGGTTCGGGTGCGTTGCAACACCTGTGACGGCGATCATAACTACCGGGCTCCCAAGGTCAAAAGTGCTCCCAAGGAGACGACTAAGGCTCGTCAGCCCGGTGCCACCCGCAAACCCAAGGCGATTCAGCAGGATGAGCAGCAGTGGCAGGAAGCTGCCGCACAGCTGCAGGCCGGGCAGACCGTACCTTATGGCATGGACAAGGCGTTTAAAACCGGCGACGCCGTCGATCACCCGGTTTTCGGAGTAGGGGTGGTTGTGGAAGTGATTCCGCCGAATAAGGTGGAGATCCTGTTTGAGGCGGGTCGCAAACTGCTGCGTTGTAAACTGTCATAATAAAGGCGCAACGCCGTGTTTTGTGAAAACGCAATGGCGAATGGATTCGCCATGCCGGCGATGCAGGCAACGTTATCCATCCGGAGGTTTGCACCTTATGGATTTTCCGGAACTGCACCCCTGGGATTTGACGCCCAAGTCGGCTATTGCCTTGCAGAAGATGCTGGCCAAACGGGTATGTCTCGATAATCGGTTGCCCCGCGAGGTCCGCCATGTTGCCGGTGTGGATGTTTCCTACCGGCGCGGCGGCCGCGATTTTTACGCGGCCGTGGTGGTTCTGCAAATGCCCGACCTGGCAGTGGTGGAAAAGGTCACCGCCCGCGGCACGGTAACCTTCCCCTATATCCCCGGTTTACTCTCATTCCGGGAGTTGCCGGTGGTGTTGCAGGCTTTTAAAAAGCTGGCCCTAACACCCGATGTTGTGATGGTGGATGGCCAGGGCATCGCCCATCCTCGACATTTGGGGTTGGCGAGTCATTTGGGACTATGGCTTGACCTGGCCACCGTCGGGTGTGCCAAAAGCCGTTTATGTGGCGAGCACGGTCCCCCCGGAAGTCGCCGGGGGGACCGGGTTGCGCTACGGCTGGAAAACGAAACGGTGGGTGCGGTGCTGACGACCCGAAATGGCATCAAGCCCCTGTATATATCTCCCGGTCATCTGCTGGATGTCGATACTTCCGTTGACCTGGTTTTACGTTGTCTGGGGCGTTACCGTTTGCCCGAACCCACCCGTCTTGCACATCATCTGGCCAATGAAGCACGTCGCCACGGAATCTCCGCACCATTGCAGCCGTGACGGTGTGACTGTCTATTGTATACCGATGTTCAGCCAGTTCACTCCTTCGATTTCCGCACTGACCTGATCCCCCGGGACGACAGGTCCGACGCCGGATGGCGTACCGGTCAACAGAATATCCCCTTTTTCCAGTGTAAAGATACTCGAGGCGGTACTGATAAGATCCGGGATCGTGTGGATCATCTCTGACGTGTTGCCATCCTGGCGCAGGTCGCCGTTGACAGATAAAGTCAGGTGCAGGTTGTGGGGATCGGAAACCCGGCTTGCCGGCACGAAATCGGAAAGCGGGCAGGAAGTGTCGAAACCTTTGGCCTGGTCCCATGGCAGGCCCTGTTCCTTGAGCCGTTGCTGGACATCGCGCAGGGTCAGATCGATGCCGACACCGTAACCGGCGACATGGTTCATGGCCTCTTGTTTCGGGATGTTTTTCCCCCATTTGCCGATAAGCACGGCAAGTTCCACTTCATGATGACAAAGCTGGCTGTAGGGGGGGATAATCGCCTTTTCCCTGGGGCCGATAATGCTGCTGGCGGGTTTGAGGAAAAAAACCGGTTCAGAGGGCGGCTCATTGCCCAGTTCTGTGGCGTGGGAGCGATAGTTGCGCGCTACGCACAGAATTTTCCCGACCTGAAAAATAGTATCATCGAGCAAGCGTACCGTGTACATGACATTCCTCCTTTTGACAAAACTCAATCCAGGGCGCGTGGCAAGGCCCAGTTAAAACGAATGGCGAGCAAACGCAAGGCAATCACCGTTGCGGCGGCGATCAGCAGTGCCATCGGGCGGGGCAGGCCGTTTTGAATCAGCAGCACCAGCAGCGTGCCGCCGGCCAGACAGGCGGAGGCATAGATTTCCTTGCGCAATATGAGGGGGATCTGGTTGGCCAGCACGTCGCGGATCACACCGCCGGCGGTTGCCGTGATAACCCCCATGATTACCGCACCGAGCAAACCCAGATCGAAATGCAGGGCTTTTTCCGTGCCGATCACGACAAAGGTCCCGAGCCCGATGGCATCGAAATAAAGCAGCGGTTGATGCATGGCGGTCATATGGCGATATAGGGCGAACGTCAGCAACGATACCCCAAGGGCCAGATACAGATAGACCTCATTTTTGAAACAGAAGGGCGGGTTGTCGCCGAGCAGCAGATCACGCAGGGTGCCTCCGCCGATGGCGGTTACCAGGCCCAGGACCATGACCCCGAACAAATCCATTTTTCGACGAATTCCCGCCACGGCGCCCGATGCCGCAAATGCCCCGGTGCCGACCAGGTCCAATGTATAAAGGACTGACAAGGTGTTAAGCCTCCATAGCCTGTTTAAGGATACCCTTTACCATGGCGAATACAACCATGGGGGATGGCCTGATGTTTATGTTAGGATAATGCTGTATGATAACCGATGGCATGCTTTTCGTTAAATTATTTCTTTTTTGAGTCGGGGGCGGATTCGTGGCTTCTCATGATGCCGTGCAGCCGGATCACGGATAGTCCGACAGCCTCCCGGTCTGAGGAGTTCCTATGTTTCTGCCCTATGGCGACACTCCGAATCCGCGCTCGACAGCCTATATCAACTGGTTGCTCATCGGTCTTAATATCGCCGTTTTCGTTGGCGTGACGATGCCCTTGATGTTTGCCCGGGTCGATCTGAGCGATCCGCTATTGCTCGATTATCTGCGCTCATACGGTGTGCGGGGGCTGGTGTCGCCGCAGGACGTTCTGCAGCAGGTCAGCGCCTACGACCTGTTCGTTTTTCGCTACGGTTTTCGTCCCGCCGCGCCCTCTGTAGTCAGCCTTTTTTCGTGTATGTTCCTGCATGGCGGCTGGATGCACCTCGCGGGCAATATGCTGTTTCTGTATATCTTTGGCAACAATGTCGAGGTTCGCCTCGGCAGTCTGGGGTACCTGCTGATCTACCTGGTCAGCGGTGTCGCCGCGACTCTTTTCTTCGCGGTTTTTGTGCCGGGTTCGCAGATTCCCCTGGTCGGGGCTTCGGGGGCTATTTCCGGGGTGTTGGGGTGTTACTTTTTATGGTTCCCCCGCAACCGTGTCAAAACCTTCATTTTTTTGTTTCCGTTCTTGATGACCACGGTCATGCTGCCGGCTCGTTTGGTGCTCGGATTTTATCTGATTCTGGATAACCTGTTGCCGTTTATGCTGAATGGAGGCGGTGGTGCGGGCGTCGCCCATGGCGCGCATATCGGTGGCTTCCTGGGTGGACTGGGGTTGGCTTACGGCATCGACCGCTGCTCATGGCTACGGCGGTTCGGATGGTGAAGCCCTGCCCGGGTCAACGACGCCTGTGATTGTGCCCGACGGTTTCAGAAAGGGAACAGCCAGGGAATCAGCAGGCAGGCGCAGACCCATACCAACAGGTTCAAAAGTACGCCGGTGCGCATGAAATCCGAAAAGCGATATCCGCCCGGCCCCATGACCAGGGCGTTTGACTGGTGACTGATCGGGGTCATGAAGCAGGAGGAGGCTGCGACTGCTACCGCCATGAAAAAGGGGCGGGGAGAGACTTGCAGGGTCATGGCTGCGTGCAAAGCGATGGGCGCGATGAGAACCGCCGTGGCGGCGTGGCTCATGATTTCGGTCAATACCGAGGTCAGTAAAAAGAAGGCCGCCATAACAACATACGGGCCCCAGTTGCCGAGCATGTGCAGCAGGCGCTCGGCCAGCAGACTGGCAGCTCCGCTGTTCTCGAGGGCCAGTCCGAGGGGCAGGGTTCCTGCGATCAACAGGATGATGCGCCAGTCGATGCTTTCGTAGGCTTCCTGTGCCGTGAGGCAGCGGCTCAGGACCATGCCCAATGCACCGAGTGGCGCCGCCAGGGCGATGGGGAGGACCTCCGTAGAGGTGAGCAGTATGACGCCGGCCAATACCATCAGGGCCATGGGGGCCTGGCGGGGGCGATAGGGGACCGGTTCCACGCCGCCGAGCAATAGAAATCCGTGCTGTCTTCCAAGGTGCTTGATTCCGGCATCGTCGCCCTGCAAGAGCAGTACGTCGCCGAATCGCAGTACGACATGATCGACTTTTTTTACCACCGGGGCGCCTTGCCGCCATAAAGCCAGTACATTGAGGCCGTGAGTTTCCCTGAAGCGCACCTGGCGCAGGGTTTTGCCGACCATGTCGCTGTTGGGGGTCAGAGAGGCTTCCACGACAAGAAGTTCCTTGCCGCGACGCGGTGACTGTTCGGCACGTTCGGGGATCAGTTGCAATCCTTTGGCGGCCATGACCTTGAGGATGCCATGGGGGTTGCCTTCCAGAAACAGGATGTCGTCAACACGCAGTTTGCGGTTGCGACGGGGCTGGGGAAACTTTTCCCGGCCGCGCAGTATGGCCCTTACCCGCAGCTGAAAATCCCTTTCCAGAGCACTTCCGGCGATCGTTTGCCCGGCCACGGGAGAGTCTTTCAGGATCTTGACCTGGGTAATGTACTCCTTGACCTGGTAAGCTTCGGTCAGTTTTTCCGATTTGCGCGTGGGCAGCATGCGCCGGCCGACAAGCGCCATATAGCTGATGCCGACGATCACCAGCACGATCCCGAGGGGACTGAAGGAAAAGAGCCCGAATCGTTCACCGGTATACTCGTAAAGCAGGGCATTCATCAGGATATTCGGCGGCGTTCCGACCAACGTACAGACACCGCCGAGCAAAGAACCGTAAGCCAGGGGGATGAGCATTTTCGAGGGGCTGACGTGCATTCGCCGGCAGATATCGACAATCACCGGCATCAGCACGGCCGTCGCGCCGATATTGTTGATAAAGGCGGAAAACACGGCCACGCTGGCCATGATGATGACGGTAAGGCGCATTTCGCTTCCCCCCGCCAGGCGAATAAGGTGTTCGCCGGCTTTGCCCAGTGCCCCGGTGTGGGTAATGCCGGCACTGATGACAAACATGGCGGCCACCGTAATCACTGCCGGGTTTGAAAATCCGCTCAATGCTTCAGGGACGGAAACCAGCCCGGTGATGGCCAGCGCCAGAAGGATCAACATGGCGACCACATCCATGGGCAGCCATTCGGTGGCGAACAGCAGCACAGCCGCCAGCAGTATGCATAGGGTCAAGGTGATAGCCATGCGACCTCTTGCGGTTTGGAAAAGGGAGAGCCGGGTATTATAGGGAAAGTTTAACCGGATTCTTCATGAAGTCATCCGGTGGCGGTGTTCGGGGCGGGATTTTTGTCGGGGAAAAGCAGTGACTGGTGACTGGTAGCTGGTGACTGGTGACTGGTGACTGGTGACTGGTGACTGGTGACTGGTGACTGGTGACTGGTGACTGGTGACTGGTGACTGGTGACTGGTGACTGGTGACTGGTGACTGGTGACTGGTGACTGGTGACTGGTGACTGGTGACTGGTGACTGGTGACTGGTGACTGGTGACTGGTAGCTGGTGACTGGTAGCTGGTGACTGGTAGCTGGTGACTGGTAGCTGGTGACTGGTAGCTGGTGACTGGTAGCTGGTGACTGGTAGCTGGTAGCTGGTAGCTGGTAGCTGGTAGCTGGTAGCTGGTGGGAGTTCGTCAGTGAAGAAGCTTCATTGTATTTCCGCCAGCAACGCCCGCGTTGCAGCCTCGGGATCGGAGGCGGCCAGAATCGCGGAAATAAGGGCGACTCCCGCGGCCCCGGCGGCGCGGACTTCGGGAATGCGGTCACGGCGGATACCGCCGAGCGCCAATACCGGCAACGAGGCCGAAGCACAGGCCCGGCGCAAGGCCTCAAGGCCCTGAGGCGCGCCATAGGGCGCTTTGGAGGGGGTGAAATAAACCGGGCTGAAAGTCACGAAGTCGGCGCCCTGGCGGTATTCCCGTTCAATGTCCCCGGCATGATGAGTGGAGCGGCCGATGATGGCCTGCTTACCGAGTATCTTGCGTGCTGCATGGGTAGGCAGGGAGTGTTCGCCCAGGTGCACCCCGTCGGCTCCGGCTGCGAGGGCTACATCGATGCGATCGTTGATCAGTAACCGGGCACCGTATCGATCCATGAGGGATTTCAGCTCCATGGCACAGCGATAGAGTTCGTCGGCAGGCAGGTCTTTCTCGCGCAACTGCACGGCACGCACCCCCCCGTCCAGGGCCTGTTCCACGGCTGTCAACAAGTCGCGCCCGGCAGGCAGGTTGTTGCGGTCAGTAATCAGGTAGAGGCGAAAGTCGTCGGTATTCATGGTCTGCCCCGTTTATTCCCTATTTCACAAAGGCGCCGTCCCAGTCCTTCCATACCGGCTCGTATCCCTGGGCGCGCAGCATGGCGCAAATCTGTTCGGCGTTACGATCATCGTCGATAGCAAACTGTTCGCTGCCATCCTGCTGATGTCCGTATCCGCCTGGCGCGGTGCTGGACCCGGCACTCAGCTGGGTGATACCCAAAGGCAGCAGATGATCGCGCAAACTGGCGCTTTCGCGCGTCGACAGTACCAGTCCGGCGTCGGGTATCAACAGCCGCAGCGCGCAGATCAGTTGCACCAGGGCACTGTCGGATACCGGTTTCGGTGGCTGAAAACCGCCGTCGGCAGGTCGCATGCGCGGGAAGGATACATTCACCCGGCTGCGCCACCAGGTGCGTACCAGGTGGCGGGCATGCATGCCGACCAGGTAGCCCTCGATGCGCCAGTCACTCAGCCCCAGCAGGCTACCGATGCCAATCGAGCGCAGTCCCGCCGCGCCGCCACGATCGGGAGTGGTCAGTCGCCAATTGAAATCTTTCTTGCGACCGAAGGGATGCAGTTTGTCGTACAGGTCACGGTCGTACGTCTCCTGATAGACGGTCAGGTTGTCGACGCCGGCCGCCACCAGTTGGCGATAACCGGCCTCGTCCATGGGGAAGACTTCGATGCTGATGGAAGAAAAAAACGGTCGTACGCGTTTGACAACATTTTCCAGAAAATCGACATCGACCGCCTGCGGTGCCTCGCCGGTCAGTAACTGCACATGGCGGAAACCGCGCTGGCGCAGGATGCGGGCCTCGGCTTCGACTTCGTCCAGGCTCAAGGTGCGCCGCGCGACCTTGTTGGCGGCGTTGAAGCCGCAGTACAGACAACCGTTGCTGCATTCGTTGGAGATGTACAGCGGCGCATAGAGCTGGATGATCTTGCCGAAACGCTGCTGGGTCAGACGGTGGGCTTTTTGTGCCATCGACTCCAGGTAACCGTGCGCCATCGGCGACAGCAGCGCCATGAAATCGGCACTTCGCAGATGTTCCGCCGTCAGCGCCCGTTCCACATCGGCGGCCTGGCATGACATGATCCGTTCCGCAAGCTCGCTGCGATCGTAGCTGTTGAATTCGTCGAGAAAATTCACTGTTCGTCCCTCAGAAATCCGGTCAGGGGGCTGGACGCCTCGGCCTTCTGTTGCTGGGCCGGCAGACCCGCCAGAAACGCGCGGCGCCCGGCCTCCACCCCGAGGCGAAAGGCGTGTGCCATACCCGCGGGATCCGGGGTTACGGCCAGGGCGGTATTGACCAGCACCGCATCGGCACCCATTTCCATGGCCTCGGCCACATGCGACGGTGCGCCAAGACCCGCATCGACCACCACAGGTACGATAGCCTGCTCGATGATAATGGCGATGTTATCGCGGGTGCGCACCCCCTTGTTGGTGCCGATGGGCGCTCCCAGCGGCATCACCGTGGCGGTGCCGGCTTCCTGCAGATGCTTGGCCAGTACCGGGTCGGCATTGATGTAGGGCAAAACCACAAAGCCTTCCTTGACCAGAATTTCGGCGGCCTTGAGGGTTTCGATGGGATCGGGCAACAGATAATAGGGGTCGGGAGTGACCTCCAGCTTGACCCAGGGCTCGCAGCCGGCGGCGCGCGCCAGACGCGCCAGGCGCACAGCCTCCTCGGCGTCGCGGGCACCGCTTGTATTGGGCAGCAGCAGATACTTGTCCCGATCGATATGGGCCAGCAGATCGTCTTCGGGTCGGTCGATGTCGACTCGACGCAAAGCGACGGTGACGATCTGCGATCCCGAAGCGGCCAAAGCGTCTGCCATCAGAGAGTTAGAGGCGAATTTTCCGGTCCCGACCATCAGGCGGGAGGAAAAAGACCGACCGGCAATGACGAGTTCATCCATGATATAACCTTTGGTCAAAGCGACAGGGTTCAGCCCCCGCCGACGAATTGAACGATTTCCACCCGGTCGCCGGTATGCAGCGCGGTGGTGGCGAAACGGTCCCGGGTGACGATGGTGCCGTTATATTCGATGGCCACTCGCTCCGGATCGAATTGGAGCTGTTGCAGCAGGTCCGACAAGCTTGCCAGATTATGGTAGGTGCGTGTTTTGCCATTAACAGTCAAGGTAAGCATGCGTTTTGGTCCTGTTGTCAAGCGGGCGATTCGCCAAGTAATAGTTGCAGTACGGCATTGGCCTGATGATGCGCCGCCACTCCGACGCGGGGTGCCATCAGACCGGTACCCGGCGCCGCCGCGGTTTCGCCATCGCCGACCAGGTACAGGTTGCCGATGGCCCTTCGGGTGACGATGGCGTTGGCCGGCCCTGCGCCCGCCACCCCGGAGGCCGCCACCAGCGGTGTGTCCGGGAAGCGGGATAAAAAGGTTTCCGTCAGCATGGCTTTGGCTTGCGGGTCGTCAAAGGCTTCCACCATGACATCGACGCCGTCGAAAATTTCGGCTACATTGTCGCGGGTAAGGCGCACCATACGGGTGCTCACTTTTACCCCAGGATTGATGCGGGCCAGCGTCGCGGCCAGGGCTTCGACCTTGGGTTGGCCGATCTGGTCGACGAAATACATCTGGCGATTGAGGTTGGAAGGCTCCACCACATCGTAGTCAACCAACAGCAGTCGCCCCACGCCACTGCGTGTCAGGGCGATGGCAATGGGCGATCCGAGTCCCCCGACGCCTGCAATGCCGACGGTAGCCTGCTTGAGGCGGGCATGCACGCCGGGGGTGTGGCGTGCGACCAGCAGGGCCTCCAGTTCCTCGGATGTCGGGATTTCCCCGCGACGGATCAATACGATACGGTCGCCGTTGCTCAGCGGACGGTCGGAGGTTACCGGAAAGCCGTTGAGAATGACGACATCGG
This DNA window, taken from Syntrophotalea carbinolica DSM 2380, encodes the following:
- the nfi gene encoding deoxyribonuclease V (cleaves DNA at apurinic or apyrimidinic sites) — translated: MDFPELHPWDLTPKSAIALQKMLAKRVCLDNRLPREVRHVAGVDVSYRRGGRDFYAAVVVLQMPDLAVVEKVTARGTVTFPYIPGLLSFRELPVVLQAFKKLALTPDVVMVDGQGIAHPRHLGLASHLGLWLDLATVGCAKSRLCGEHGPPGSRRGDRVALRLENETVGAVLTTRNGIKPLYISPGHLLDVDTSVDLVLRCLGRYRLPEPTRLAHHLANEARRHGISAPLQP
- a CDS encoding fumarylacetoacetate hydrolase family protein, translated to MYTVRLLDDTIFQVGKILCVARNYRSHATELGNEPPSEPVFFLKPASSIIGPREKAIIPPYSQLCHHEVELAVLIGKWGKNIPKQEAMNHVAGYGVGIDLTLRDVQQRLKEQGLPWDQAKGFDTSCPLSDFVPASRVSDPHNLHLTLSVNGDLRQDGNTSEMIHTIPDLISTASSIFTLEKGDILLTGTPSGVGPVVPGDQVSAEIEGVNWLNIGIQ
- a CDS encoding trimeric intracellular cation channel family protein codes for the protein MSVLYTLDLVGTGAFAASGAVAGIRRKMDLFGVMVLGLVTAIGGGTLRDLLLGDNPPFCFKNEVYLYLALGVSLLTFALYRHMTAMHQPLLYFDAIGLGTFVVIGTEKALHFDLGLLGAVIMGVITATAGGVIRDVLANQIPLILRKEIYASACLAGGTLLVLLIQNGLPRPMALLIAAATVIALRLLAIRFNWALPRALD
- a CDS encoding rhomboid family intramembrane serine protease, yielding MFLPYGDTPNPRSTAYINWLLIGLNIAVFVGVTMPLMFARVDLSDPLLLDYLRSYGVRGLVSPQDVLQQVSAYDLFVFRYGFRPAAPSVVSLFSCMFLHGGWMHLAGNMLFLYIFGNNVEVRLGSLGYLLIYLVSGVAATLFFAVFVPGSQIPLVGASGAISGVLGCYFLWFPRNRVKTFIFLFPFLMTTVMLPARLVLGFYLILDNLLPFMLNGGGGAGVAHGAHIGGFLGGLGLAYGIDRCSWLRRFGW
- a CDS encoding SLC13 family permease — encoded protein: MAITLTLCILLAAVLLFATEWLPMDVVAMLILLALAITGLVSVPEALSGFSNPAVITVAAMFVISAGITHTGALGKAGEHLIRLAGGSEMRLTVIIMASVAVFSAFINNIGATAVLMPVIVDICRRMHVSPSKMLIPLAYGSLLGGVCTLVGTPPNILMNALLYEYTGERFGLFSFSPLGIVLVIVGISYMALVGRRMLPTRKSEKLTEAYQVKEYITQVKILKDSPVAGQTIAGSALERDFQLRVRAILRGREKFPQPRRNRKLRVDDILFLEGNPHGILKVMAAKGLQLIPERAEQSPRRGKELLVVEASLTPNSDMVGKTLRQVRFRETHGLNVLALWRQGAPVVKKVDHVVLRFGDVLLLQGDDAGIKHLGRQHGFLLLGGVEPVPYRPRQAPMALMVLAGVILLTSTEVLPIALAAPLGALGMVLSRCLTAQEAYESIDWRIILLIAGTLPLGLALENSGAASLLAERLLHMLGNWGPYVVMAAFFLLTSVLTEIMSHAATAVLIAPIALHAAMTLQVSPRPFFMAVAVAASSCFMTPISHQSNALVMGPGGYRFSDFMRTGVLLNLLVWVCACLLIPWLFPF
- the thiE gene encoding thiamine phosphate synthase, which translates into the protein MNTDDFRLYLITDRNNLPAGRDLLTAVEQALDGGVRAVQLREKDLPADELYRCAMELKSLMDRYGARLLINDRIDVALAAGADGVHLGEHSLPTHAARKILGKQAIIGRSTHHAGDIEREYRQGADFVTFSPVYFTPSKAPYGAPQGLEALRRACASASLPVLALGGIRRDRIPEVRAAGAAGVALISAILAASDPEAATRALLAEIQ
- the thiH gene encoding 2-iminoacetate synthase ThiH, whose amino-acid sequence is MNFLDEFNSYDRSELAERIMSCQAADVERALTAEHLRSADFMALLSPMAHGYLESMAQKAHRLTQQRFGKIIQLYAPLYISNECSNGCLYCGFNAANKVARRTLSLDEVEAEARILRQRGFRHVQLLTGEAPQAVDVDFLENVVKRVRPFFSSISIEVFPMDEAGYRQLVAAGVDNLTVYQETYDRDLYDKLHPFGRKKDFNWRLTTPDRGGAAGLRSIGIGSLLGLSDWRIEGYLVGMHARHLVRTWWRSRVNVSFPRMRPADGGFQPPKPVSDSALVQLICALRLLIPDAGLVLSTRESASLRDHLLPLGITQLSAGSSTAPGGYGHQQDGSEQFAIDDDRNAEQICAMLRAQGYEPVWKDWDGAFVK
- a CDS encoding thiazole synthase, which gives rise to MDELVIAGRSFSSRLMVGTGKFASNSLMADALAASGSQIVTVALRRVDIDRPEDDLLAHIDRDKYLLLPNTSGARDAEEAVRLARLARAAGCEPWVKLEVTPDPYYLLPDPIETLKAAEILVKEGFVVLPYINADPVLAKHLQEAGTATVMPLGAPIGTNKGVRTRDNIAIIIEQAIVPVVVDAGLGAPSHVAEAMEMGADAVLVNTALAVTPDPAGMAHAFRLGVEAGRRAFLAGLPAQQQKAEASSPLTGFLRDEQ
- the thiS gene encoding sulfur carrier protein ThiS, with translation MLTLTVNGKTRTYHNLASLSDLLQQLQFDPERVAIEYNGTIVTRDRFATTALHTGDRVEIVQFVGGG
- the thiF gene encoding sulfur carrier protein ThiS adenylyltransferase ThiF is translated as MHIWINEQPHNISEDARLFEMRDRFKPQADVVILNGFPVTSDRPLSNGDRIVLIRRGEIPTSEELEALLVARHTPGVHARLKQATVGIAGVGGLGSPIAIALTRSGVGRLLLVDYDVVEPSNLNRQMYFVDQIGQPKVEALAATLARINPGVKVSTRMVRLTRDNVAEIFDGVDVMVEAFDDPQAKAMLTETFLSRFPDTPLVAASGVAGAGPANAIVTRRAIGNLYLVGDGETAAAPGTGLMAPRVGVAAHHQANAVLQLLLGESPA